A DNA window from Arachis duranensis cultivar V14167 chromosome 3, aradu.V14167.gnm2.J7QH, whole genome shotgun sequence contains the following coding sequences:
- the LOC107478108 gene encoding uncharacterized protein LOC107478108 yields MEETRRGTVTSLASLFPVGEAQKAANRVQYAIAEKRAELDRLLGFIDDNNNLINLVHKLPEELSHDIMVPFGKAAFFPGRLIHTNEFLVLLGEGYYAERTSKQTTEILKRRGKGLDSQLDSLEAMIKDLQAEAMFFGQTIAEAAEGLVEIREDYIEDSHKGETKSGPLKQDAPDLEKAKPDDEYARMLSRMDELEKEELAAESGGDNGKNEQTTEDVDDISYQRPVDNEPRNSEDFHKGAPPVDQANNKSMATKSVEKHCHPDVADQLNFASLDLQSNVREGKNAAKKVKFVDHIEKPLVHHEEKQVKAATASKSEVQHQPSQPSFDSHKAFTGSIVEHTENIKTSNGQSSTSSQVSGSQPSKPVSRFKMQRR; encoded by the exons ATGGAAGAGACAAGGAGAGGAACGGTGACGTCACTGGCCTCTCTCTTCCCCGTCGGGGAGGCGCAGAAGGCTGCCAACCGCGTCCAATACGCCATCGCCGAGAAGCGCGCCGAGCTCGACCGTTTGCTAGGTTTCATAGACGATAACAACAACCTCATCAACCTCGTTCACAAGCTCCCTGAAGAACTTTCTCACGACATCATG GTTCCGTTTGGGAAAGCAGCGTTTTTTCCCGGTCGGTTGATTCACACCAATGAGTTCCTG GTTCTTTTGGGAGAAGGATATTATGCAGAGAGAACTTCCAAACAGACCACTGAGATATTGAAACGGAGAGGGAAGGGATTAGATTCACAGCTTGATTCTCTGGAAGCCATGATCAAGGACCTTCAAGCAGAGGCCATGTTTTTCGGTCAAACAATTGCTGAAGCTGCG GAGGGTCTTGTGGAGATAAGGGAAGACTATATAGAAGATTCTCACAAAGGGGAAACTAAATCAG GTCCACTGAAGCAAGATGCTCCTGATCTTGAAAAAGCTAAACCCGATGATGAATATGCTCGAATGCTGTCCAGAATGGATGAACTCGAGAAAGAAGAGCTTGCTGCAGAAAGTGGCGGTGACAATGGCAAAAATGAGCAAACTACAGAGGACGTTGATGATATATCATATCAAAGACCTGTTGATAACGAACCCCGCAATTCAGAA GACTTCCATAAAGGCGCACCACCAGTGGACCAGGCTAACAATAAAAGTATGGCAACCAAGTCTGTAGAAAAGCATTGCCATCCTGATGTAGCTGATCAGTTGAAT TTTGCAAGCCTGGATTTGCAATCAAATGTTAGAG AGGGGAAGAATGCTGCTAAAAAGGTGAAATTTGTTGATCATATCGAGAAGCCTCTCGTACACCATGAAGAGAAGCAAGTTAAAGCAGCTACTGCATCGAAAAGTGAG GTTCAACACCAACCTTCACAACCATCATTTGATAGCCACAAG GCTTTTACAGGCTCCATCGTAGAGCATACTGAGAATATTAAAACCTCAAATGGACAAAGTTCAACTTCATCACAG GTTTCTGGTTCTCAGCCTTCAAAACCAGTTTCCAGATTCAAAATGCAGAGAAGATAG
- the LOC107478212 gene encoding protein FAR1-RELATED SEQUENCE 5-like: MNNINHNPISKSTNHESTIPDPEDGLLNEETLFDMSILGDEAEFSNMMQTDIEPQAAQVPSHVSIEYVLKMEFFTLGEAREFYTSYSRLKSFAIRKSKRVKNAKGEIVSYTFVCNRQGFRHKKWLDKLDRKREHKPITRCECVAEMRIKKNHSNEKWFVSPFMDDHNHTLLFKRFIAYLPSHRNMSDAEIAQMNSMRKVGISIPKIYQSFNGDVNAALHFFEDAARNDEKLFWRYEVADGSRLCDIIWSDGQSQEDYEAFGDVLAFDATYGRNKYNLPVIVLSGVNRHNQTCVFAVAMVSCES; encoded by the exons ATGAACAACATAAATCACAACCCGATATCAAAATCAACCAATCATGAATCGACGATACCAGACCCGGAAGACGGGCTTCTGAATGAG GAGACACTTTTTGACATGAGCATCTTAGGAGACGAAGCAGAATTTTCGAATATGATGCAGACAGACATAGAGCCTCAAGCTGCTCAGGTACCAAGTCATGTCAGCATTGAATATGTGCTGAAGATGGAGTTCTTCACCCTTGGGGAAGCAAGAGAATTCTACACGAGTTATAGTAGGCTAAAAAGTTTTGCAATAAGAAAGAGTAAGAGGGTAAAAAATGCCAAAGGAGAGATTGTTAGTTACACTTTTGTTTGCAACAGACAAGGATTTAGGCACAAGAAGTGGTTAGATAAGCTGGATAGGAAAAGAGAGCACAAGCCTATAACGCGATGCGAGTGTGTAGCAGAGATGAGAATAAAGAAGAATCATAGTAATGAAAAATGGTTTGTTTCGCCGTTTATGGATGATCATAACCACACCCTACTCTTTAAAAGGTTTATTGCATATCTGCCTTCACACAGGAATATGTCTGATGCAGAAATTGCTCAAATGAATAGCATGAGGAAAGTTGGGATAAGCATTCCAAAGATATACCAGTCATTT AATGGAGATGTAAATGCCGCACTGCATTTTTTTGAAGATGCTGCCAGAAACGATGAGAAACTGTTTTGGAGGTATGAGGTAGCGGATGGTTCTCGTTTGTGTGACATTATATGGAGTGATGGTCAAAGCCAGGAAGATTATGAGGCGTTCGGTGATGTCCTTGCTTTTGATGCGACCTATGGGAGGAACAAGTATAACCTTCCTGTTATTGTTTTGTCCGGGGTTAATCGCCATAATCAGACATGCGTGTTTGCAGTAGCAATGGTTTCATGTGAGTCATAG